One genomic segment of Bacillota bacterium includes these proteins:
- the pgsA gene encoding CDP-diacylglycerol--glycerol-3-phosphate 3-phosphatidyltransferase, with protein sequence MNLPNKISIGRIILVPIFLLFLMYDFVPYSRVVSLIVFTLAAMSDSIDGYVARKYNLVTTMGKFLDPLADKLLIAAALIGLVQLGLCNVWFAVIIIAREFIVTSLRIVAISKSVVIAASSWGKIKTTMQILAIIIVIIADYVSAPFEIGVYVLLAATLVTAYSGYDYLKNNWSVIGESK encoded by the coding sequence ATGAACCTTCCGAATAAAATATCAATTGGTCGAATAATTCTCGTTCCTATATTTTTGTTGTTTTTAATGTATGATTTCGTCCCGTACAGCCGCGTTGTATCACTTATTGTATTTACACTTGCCGCTATGTCCGACTCGATTGACGGGTATGTAGCACGCAAATACAACCTTGTAACAACGATGGGTAAATTTCTTGATCCGCTGGCAGATAAGCTGCTGATCGCGGCAGCACTTATTGGACTTGTTCAGCTCGGACTTTGCAATGTATGGTTTGCGGTGATAATAATAGCGCGTGAATTTATTGTAACCTCTTTGCGTATTGTAGCTATAAGCAAATCTGTTGTTATTGCGGCAAGCAGCTGGGGAAAAATAAAAACAACAATGCAGATATTAGCTATTATAATAGTGATAATTGCAGATTATGTCAGCGCTCCTTTTGAAATAGGCGTATATGTTCTGCTTGCGGCCACATTGGTTACCGCTTACAGCGGGTATGATTATCTTAAAAATAACTGGAGCGTAATAGGCGAAAGCAAATAA
- the rimO gene encoding 30S ribosomal protein S12 methylthiotransferase RimO, producing MSGKVAMISLGCSKNQVDAEVMLAILKDSGYTIENEPSKADAVIINTCGFIEAAKEEAIENILEIGKLKEEGRIKALIVSGCLAQRYQDEILKEMPEIDAVVGIASKENIAEAVKKALEGKEKYADFKPVTEYRLGGDRMLSTPFYTAYLKIADGCDNRCSYCAIPLIRGNYISRPFEELVDEAKKLAESGVFELNIIAQDTTRYGLDLYGHRRLPELLTELCKIEGLKWIRILYVYPDEVSDELIEVMAKEPKIVKYIDIPLQHANDKILKAMNRRQTKADILELISKIRVSMPEAVIRTTFIAGFPGETRSDFKELVEFIKTAEFDRVGVFTFSPEEGTAAAQLKDDVSEDEKKRRKDIIEQEAARIVDQKNASKVGTVQKVLVEGYDRYAETFFGRTSSDAPEVDGKVFFTSKGKLEEGKLIDVLITQVVEYDLFGEIQL from the coding sequence ATGAGCGGAAAAGTCGCAATGATATCTCTCGGATGCAGTAAAAACCAGGTAGATGCCGAGGTTATGCTTGCTATTTTGAAAGATTCAGGATATACGATAGAGAATGAGCCTTCAAAGGCTGACGCTGTCATAATCAATACCTGTGGGTTTATTGAAGCGGCTAAGGAAGAGGCTATTGAAAACATACTTGAAATCGGAAAACTAAAGGAAGAGGGCAGGATCAAGGCGCTGATCGTTTCAGGGTGCCTTGCACAGCGATATCAGGATGAAATATTGAAAGAAATGCCTGAAATAGACGCGGTAGTCGGCATAGCAAGCAAGGAAAACATAGCAGAGGCAGTTAAAAAGGCGCTTGAGGGAAAAGAAAAGTATGCTGATTTTAAACCAGTAACAGAATACCGTCTTGGCGGCGACCGTATGCTGTCTACTCCTTTTTATACGGCTTATCTGAAAATCGCAGACGGCTGCGACAACAGGTGCAGTTACTGCGCGATTCCGCTTATAAGAGGAAATTACATCAGCCGCCCGTTTGAGGAGCTTGTTGACGAGGCTAAAAAACTTGCGGAAAGCGGAGTATTTGAGCTGAATATTATAGCACAGGATACAACGAGATACGGCCTCGATCTATATGGACACCGCCGCCTTCCGGAGCTTTTGACCGAACTCTGTAAGATTGAAGGGCTCAAATGGATAAGGATATTGTATGTTTATCCGGACGAAGTCAGCGACGAGCTTATTGAGGTGATGGCTAAAGAGCCTAAAATCGTAAAATATATCGATATACCCCTTCAACACGCAAACGATAAAATACTTAAAGCTATGAACAGGCGACAGACTAAAGCGGACATATTAGAACTTATATCAAAAATCCGGGTGTCTATGCCGGAAGCAGTTATTAGGACAACATTCATTGCAGGTTTTCCGGGTGAAACACGAAGTGACTTTAAAGAGCTTGTGGAGTTCATCAAAACTGCAGAGTTTGACCGTGTCGGCGTATTTACTTTTTCGCCTGAAGAAGGCACTGCGGCAGCACAGCTTAAAGATGATGTGAGCGAGGATGAGAAAAAACGCCGCAAAGACATTATCGAACAGGAGGCTGCACGTATTGTGGATCAAAAAAATGCCTCAAAAGTCGGCACTGTTCAGAAGGTACTTGTTGAAGGCTATGACAGATATGCCGAGACGTTTTTCGGGAGGACTTCATCCGACGCCCCTGAGGTTGACGGCAAAGTGTTTTTTACAAGCAAGGGCAAGCTCGAAGAGGGTAAACTTATCGATGTATTAATAACGCAAGTTGTGGAGTATGATCTGTTCGGCGAAATACAATTGTAA